A single Hippopotamus amphibius kiboko isolate mHipAmp2 chromosome 5, mHipAmp2.hap2, whole genome shotgun sequence DNA region contains:
- the ZFPM2 gene encoding zinc finger protein ZFPM2 has product MTLTEGMYPARLLDSIQLLPQQAAMASILPTAIVNKDIFPCKSCGIWYRSERNLQAHLMYYCSGRQREAAAVAEENEDSAPQISSLCPFPQCTKSFSNARALEMHLNSHSGVKMEEFLPPGASLKCTVCSYTADSVINFHQHLFSHLTQAAFRCNHCHFGFQTQRELLQHQELHVPGSKLPRENDMEHSPSGTEDSLPPATDLLIRSELPQGQKAMQTKDASSDTELDKCEKKTQLFLTNQRPEIQPTTNKQSFSYTKIKSEPSSPRLASSPVQPNIGPSFPVGPFLSQFAFPQDITMVPQASEILAKMSELVHRRLRHGSSSYPPVIYSPLMPKGATCFECNITFNNLDNYLVHKKHYCSSRWQQMAKSPEFPGVSEKMPEAVSPNTGQTSINLLNPAAHSADPENPLLPTPCINSSTVLDLIGPNGKGHDKDFSTQAKKLSAPNSNDDKINGKPVDVKNPSVPLVDGESDPNKTTCEACNITFSRHETYMVHKQYYCATRHDPPLKRSASSKVPAMQRTMRTRKRRKMYEMCMPEQEQRPPLVQQRFLDVANLSNPCTSSQEPAEGLGECYHPRCDIFPGIVSKHLETSLTINKCVPVSKCDTAHASVSCLEMDVPIDLSKKCLSHAERTTASPKRLLDYHECTVCKISFNKVENYLAHKQNFCPVTAHQRNDLAPLDSKVFPNPESERNSPDVSYERSIIKCEKNGNLKQPSPNGNLFSSHLATLQGLKVFSEAAQLIATKEENKHLFLPQCLYPGAIKKAKGADQLSPYYGIKPSDYISGSLVIHNADVEPSTNAESDSPKGQTSSNGCAVPKKDSLPLLPKNRGMVIVNGGLKQDERPAANPQQENIGQNPQHEDSRKSPSWISENPLAANENVSPGIPSAEDQLSSIAKGVNGSTQAPTSGKYCRLCDIQFNNLSNFITHKKFYCSSHAAEHVK; this is encoded by the exons AGGATATATTCCCTTGCAAGTCCTGCGGCATCTGGTATCGGAGCGAGCGGAATCTGCAAGCCCATTTGATGTACTACTGCAGCGGGAGGcaaagagaagctgctgcagtgGCAGAGGAAAACGAAGACAGCGCTCCTCAGATTTCCAGTCTGTGCCCCTTCCCACAATGCACCAAGAGCTTTTCAAATGCCCGAGCTCTAGAAATGCACCTGAACTCACACAGTG GAGTGAAAATGGAAGAATTCCTCCCCCCTGGTGCTAGTCTAAAATGCACCGTCTGTAGCTACACTGCTGATTCTGTGATCAACTTTCACCAACACCTGTTCTCGCATCTCACTCAAGCTGCCTTCCGATGCAATCACTGCCACTTTGGCTTCCAGACTCAGAGGGAGTTATTGCAGCACCAGGAGCTCCATGTCCCTGGCAGCAAACTACCCAGAGAAAAtgacatggaacactctccaagtggaactgaagacagcttaccGCCAGCCACAGACTTGCTGATCAGAAGCGAACTCCCCCAGGGCCAGAAGGCCATGCAGACTAAAGATGCGAGCTCTGACACAGAGCTGGACAAGTGTGAGAAAAAGACTCAGCTCTTTCTCACGAACCAGAGACCTGAAATTCAGCccacaacaaataaacaaagcttTTCTTACACGAAAATAAAGTCTGAGCCCTCTAGTCCAAGACTTGCCTCATCTCCAGTTCAGCCTAATATCGGGCCTTCTTTCCCCGTGGGACCCTTTCTATCTCAGTTTGCTTTTCCCCAGGATATCACAATGGTCCCGCAAGCTTCAGAGATCTTAGCCAAGATGTCTGAACTGGTACATCGGCGACTGAGGCACGGAAGTAGTAGCTACCCTCCTGTCATTTACAGCCCCTTGATGCCCAAAGGGGCTACCTGTTTTGAGTGTAACATAACCTTCAATAATTTGGATAATTACCTAGTGCACAAAAAACATTACTGCAGCAGCCGATGGCAGCAGATGGCCAAGTCCCCAGAGTTCCCTGGTGtttcagaaaagatgcctgaggCTGTGAGTCCCAACACAGGCCAGACCTCCATAAACCTTCTCAATCCAGCCGCTCATTCTGCTGATCCTGAGAATCCGCTTCTTCCAACACCCTGCATCAATTCTTCCACTGTTTTAGATCTAATTGGACCAAATGGGAAGGGCCACGACAAGGACTTTTCCACTCAAGCTAAGAAGCTCTCCGCTCCCAACAGCAACGATGATAAAATTAACGGAAAACCTGTTGATGTGAAAAATCCCAGTGTCCCCTTAGTGGACGGGGAAAGTGACCCAAATAAGACTACCTGTGAAGCTTGCAACATTACTTTCAGCCGGCACGAAACATACATGGTCCACAAACAGTATTATTGTGCTACGCGCCACGACCCTCCGCTGAAGAGGTCCGCTTCCAGCAAAGTGCCTGCCATGCAGAGAACCATGCGCACGCGCAAGCGCAGGAAGATGTATGAGATGTGCATGCCTGAACAGGAGCAAAGGCCGCCACTCGTCCAGCAGCGGTTTCTCGACGTAGCCAACCTCAGCAATCCTTGTACCTCCTCTCAAGAACCCGCGGAAGGGCTGGGAGAGTGCTACCACCCAAGATGTGATATCTTTCCGGGAATTGTCTCAAAGCACTTGGAAACTTCCCTGACCATCAACAAGTGTGTTCCGGTTTCCAAATGTGACACTGCTCATGCCAGTGTTTCCTGCCTGGAGATGGATGTGCCCATAGATCTCAGCAAAAAGTGTTTATCCCACGCCGAGCGGACGACCGCGTCTCCCAAAAGGCTGCTGGACTACCACGAGTGCACTGTGTGCAAGATCAGTTTCAACAAGGTAGAAAACTACCTGGCCCACAAGCAGAATTTCTGCCCGGTCACTGCACATCAGCGTAATGACCTGGCGCCGCTCGACAGTAAAGTGTTTCCGAATCCAGAAAGCGAACGAAACAGCCCCGATGTCAGCTATGAAAGAAGCATcataaaatgtgagaaaaatggGAATCTGAAGCAGCCCTCCCCCAATGGAAACTTATTTTCATCCCACTTAGCTACTCTGCAGGGCCTGAAAGTCTTCAGTGAAGCGGCTCAGCTCATCgcgacaaaagaagaaaacaaacatttgtttcttcCACAATGCCTGTACCCTGGAGCAATAAAGAAGGCAAAAGGAGCCGACCAGCTTTCTCCTTATTATGGAATAAAGCCAAGTGATTATATTTCTGGTTCTCTTGTCATCCATAACGCCGACGTGGAGCCGAGCACAAACGCGGAAAGTGACTCTCCCAAAGGCCAGACTTCTTCCAACGGGTGCGCTGTGCCGAAGAAAGATTCCCTGCCGTTGTTGCCCAAGAATCGAGGCATGGTCATAGTGAATGGTGGACTGAAGCAAGACGAGCGCCCTGCCGCCAACCCACAGCAAGAGAACATCGGCCAGAACCCTCAACATGAAGACAGCCGCAAGTCACCCTCCTGGATCTCCGAGAACCCGTTAGCCGCGAACGAGAACGTCTCCCCAGGAATTCCCTCCGCAGAGGACCAGTTGTCTAGTATAGCTAAAGGTGTGAATGGCTCTACCCAGGCTCCAACCAGTGGCAAATACTGCCGGCTGTGTGACATCCAGTTCAACAACCTCTCAAACTTTATAACTCACAAGAAGTTTTATTGTTCATCACATGCCGCGGAACATGTCAAATGA